In Salvelinus namaycush isolate Seneca chromosome 15, SaNama_1.0, whole genome shotgun sequence, a genomic segment contains:
- the LOC120059851 gene encoding uncharacterized protein LOC120059851 translates to MAAGSGWSEPALLVYRRGLNRELQTELACRGDLMAINQNIRMSISIGNLLVERRPIQSPMGCESSTPFSRPPRSISPEPIQLGHPYNSAPLTPAERHWRLRENLCLYYGESNHLLNSCPIRPLPHKGVTTTPPHTPWINVLDGQHLRTGLVTRMTESITLKIGLLHSEVIQLMVLSSSKEPLLLGSPLAKPSRPCHLLAARGTAVMVSRLF, encoded by the exons ATGGCTGCCGGCAGTGGATGGAGTGAACCAGCTCTCCTTGTCTACCGGAGGGGTCTTAATCGGGAGTTACAGACCGAACTGGCCTGCAGAGGAGATTTAATGGCCATAAACCAAAACATCCGGATGTCGATATCCATTGGCAACCTACTGGTGGAACGCAGACCTATACAGTCCCCCATGGGCTGCGAGTCTTCCACACCCTTCTCTCGTCCACCACGGTCTATTAGCCCCGAACCCATACAACTCGGCCACCCATACAACTCAGCCCCTCTCACGCCTGCCGAGAGACATTGGAGATTACGTGAAAACCTGTGCCTTTATTATGGAGAGAGTAACCACCTACTCAATAGCTGTCCGATTCGCCCCCTCCCCCACAAAGGGGTGACCACAACCCCACCACATACGCCCTG GATTAATGTGCTGGACGGACAACACCTCAGAACTGGTCTGGTGACTCGCATGACCGAAAGTATCACCCTTAAGATTGgcctccttcactctgaggtcatTCAGTTAATGGTGTTGTCTTCGTCTAAAGAACCCCTTCTCCTCGGGTCACCCCTGGCTAAGCCATCACGACCCTGCCACCTCCTGGCGGCAAGGGGAACTGCTGTCATGGTCTCCCGCCTGTTTTAA